The following are encoded together in the Malaya genurostris strain Urasoe2022 chromosome 3, Malgen_1.1, whole genome shotgun sequence genome:
- the LOC131435062 gene encoding J domain-containing protein CG6693: MPSTLELCEQFYGTKDVYKLFNVSRDAADNEIKKAYYKLSLKVHPDRVDYENKEEATEKFKILSKIHSVLSDKEKRALYDEKGVIDDEDDDSIGAKWLSIWQQFFKPISNEDISNFEKEYTGSDLERSDIKKAYMNGKGCINYMMNCVPFMSCEDEPRIIKIIKEMIASGEVPEHKIFTEEPKSKRDRRHKKYAREAIESAVLKDKLKQKQDKKSLEQQIALRQSDREHGFTSLLDKLTDKYGNDEDEEDLFSLDQHVAKKKSKVQNVPQKKQQKVKVHKTKEGRMLKKSV, encoded by the exons ATGCCGTCaacactcgagctttgtgagcaATTTTATGGTACGAAAGACGTTTATAAATTGTTTAATGTGAGTCGTGATGCTGCAGATAATGAAA ttaaAAAAGCTTACTACAAATTATCTCTAAAAGTTCATCCAGATCGAGTGGATTATGAAAATAAGGAGGAAGCCACTGAAAAGTTCAAGATCTTAAGTAAAATTCATTCCGTTTTATCGGATAAAGAAAAACGAGCTTTATACGATGAGAAAGGAGTCATTGACGACGAAGACGATGATTCTATTGGTGCTAAATGGTTATCAATATGGCAACAATTTTTCAAGCCTATTTCAAACGAAGATATAAGTAACTTCGAAAAAGAATACACAGGTTCAGATCTTGAGCGAAGTGATATCAAGAAAGCGTATATGAATGGTAAAGGATGCATTAATTATATGATGAACTGTGTTCCTTTTATGAGTTGTGAAGATGAACCTCGTATAATAAAAATCATCAAGGAGATGATCGCATCTGGGGAAGTTCCTGAGcataaaattttcacagaagAACCGAAGAGTAAACGCGATCGTCGCCATAAAAAATACGCTAGAGAAGCTATAGAATCTGCTGTTTTAAAAGATAAGTTGAAACAAAAACAGGACAAAAAATCTCTAGAACAACAAATTGCACTTCGTCAGTCTGATCGAGAACATGGATTCACTTCTTTGCTTGACAAATTGACAGATAAATACGGAAATGATGAGGATGAAGAGGATTTATTTAGTTTGGACCAGCATGTTGCAAAGAAAAAATCTAAAGTTCAAAATGTACCGCAGAAGAAACAACAAAAGGTTAAGGTTCATAAGACAAAAGAGGGAAGAATGTTAAAAAAGAGCGTTTAG